From a region of the Drosophila virilis strain 15010-1051.87 chromosome 3, Dvir_AGI_RSII-ME, whole genome shotgun sequence genome:
- the LOC6624318 gene encoding uncharacterized protein: MHERRVKKLKGGHYVATHGRLTPDPPYVHSNRGYSTDGDDSHSHRAHSEYTLAHERISPQSQSQGHYNSSRKVRSTNGQQHLQDGYSHSQMGLSSTPDNGGPRSLSGPPPTRQPPRAPSALSYDQAGDAGSDIYVTSAAYKAPSEISRYSQRPVSRGAPRSVYSVASTAKTGRSGRSTTKRGAKIETMSAPNPFCPNVKGVCCLMLLLNLGLILVTLGFVIVVQFYEPVYVWILGIIFLIFGFLTLIGCMIYCVYVCRDAKTPSQVRNEDLYWTRHWQKNIGYTPQEINYKADKYDAYSDRYSVSKLSGKYSDRESQRY; the protein is encoded by the exons ATGCACGAGAGACGCGTCAAGAA ACTGAAGGGCGGGCATTATGTGGCCACACATGGCCGGCTGACGCCCGATCCGCCGTATGTGCACTCGAATCGCGGCTATTCGACGGACGGCGACGACTCGCATTCGCATCGGGCGCACTCGGAGTACACGCTGGCCCACGAGCGCATCTCGCcgcagtcacagtcgcagGGTCATTACAATTCATCGCGCAAGGTGCGCAGCACGAACGGACAGCAACACCTGCAGGACGGCTATAGCCACAGCCAGATGGGCCTATCCAGCACGCCGGACAACGGCGGACCACGCTCGCTGAGCGGACCGCCGCCCACGCGCCAACCGCCGCGCGCCCCCTCCGCCCTGAGCTACGACCAGGCCGGCGATGCGGGCAGCGATATCTATGTGACCAGCGCCGCCTACAAGGCGCCCTCAGAGATCAG CCGGTACAGCCAGCGTCCGGTGTCGCGCGGAGCACCACGCAGCGTCTACTCGGTGGCCAGCACGGCGAAGACCGGCCGCAGCGGCCGCTCCACGACGAAACGTGGCGCCAAGATCGAGACGATGTCGGCGCCAAATCCGTTCTGCCCGAATGTCAAGGGCGTCTGCTgtctgatgctgctgctcaatCTCGGGCTCATACTGGTCACCCTCGGCTTCGTTATTGTGGTGCAGTTCTATGAGCCCGTCTATGTCTG GATATTGGGAATCATATTCCTCATCTTTGGCTTTCTCACGCTGATCGGCTGCATGATCTACTGCGTGTACGTGTGCCGGGACGCAAAGACCCCATCGCAGGTGCGCAACGAGGATCTTTACTGGACGCGACACTGGCAAAAGAATATTGGTTATACGCCGCAGGAGATCAACTACAAGGCGGACAAATATGATGCCTACTCGGATCGCTACTCGGTCAGCAAGCTGAGTGGCAAGTACTCGGATCGCGAGAGTCAGCGCTACTGA